From a region of the Anaerolineales bacterium genome:
- a CDS encoding LCP family protein gives MKQPSSNPQPRPRRNLLLPILLLVVFVGLGCNFLSGLFSSAVSYPGVLVTADPLATTTATPFLPIQPTEATQENPVDIPTALPSPTYPYAWGPFNPPAEPSAIEIPPPVAAIPQSENAVNIILLGSDQRPDDGGFRTDTMVILMLDPDNKMVTMFSMPRDLYVYIPGWRVDRINTADVRGGAEWVFDTVEYNFGIKLDYWARVNFNGFTTAIDTLGGIDVQVTKYVYDRCGDFNYEYNPGTYHMDGFTALCYVRMRKRTSDFDRLSRQQEVVQAMFSRVLSLDGLSRVPDLYNKFNYLVQTNITLEDILPLVPLGTSLASDTSRIHRLTIGYDLVTPFRVPYSGAAVLIPDRDAIQAALLAAITP, from the coding sequence ATGAAACAACCTTCGAGCAATCCTCAACCGCGACCGAGACGAAATCTGCTGCTGCCGATTCTCTTGCTCGTCGTATTCGTTGGACTTGGCTGTAATTTCCTCAGCGGGCTGTTTTCGAGTGCCGTTTCCTATCCGGGCGTGCTCGTGACTGCGGACCCGCTGGCTACGACCACCGCAACGCCTTTTTTACCCATTCAACCCACCGAAGCCACACAAGAGAACCCGGTGGACATCCCGACGGCGCTTCCCTCACCGACGTACCCTTACGCATGGGGTCCTTTTAACCCGCCGGCAGAGCCATCGGCGATCGAGATTCCACCGCCCGTGGCCGCCATTCCCCAATCCGAAAACGCCGTCAACATCATCCTGCTCGGTTCCGACCAACGCCCCGATGACGGCGGTTTCCGCACCGACACGATGGTGATCCTGATGCTGGATCCGGACAACAAGATGGTGACCATGTTCTCGATGCCGCGCGATCTCTACGTCTACATTCCCGGTTGGCGTGTGGATCGCATCAACACCGCGGACGTGCGCGGCGGCGCCGAATGGGTTTTCGACACGGTCGAGTACAATTTCGGGATTAAACTCGATTACTGGGCCCGGGTGAACTTCAACGGTTTCACCACCGCCATCGACACGTTGGGGGGAATCGACGTTCAGGTGACCAAGTACGTCTACGATCGCTGTGGTGACTTCAACTACGAGTACAACCCTGGAACGTATCACATGGACGGCTTTACCGCCCTCTGTTACGTGCGGATGCGTAAGAGAACCAGCGACTTCGATCGTTTGAGCCGGCAGCAGGAAGTGGTCCAGGCGATGTTCAGCCGCGTCCTCAGCCTGGATGGATTGTCGCGGGTGCCCGATCTGTATAACAAATTCAACTACCTCGTTCAGACCAACATAACCCTCGAGGACATCCTGCCGCTGGTGCCGTTGGGGACTTCCCTTGCATCCGACACATCTCGAATCCACCGCCTCACGATCGGTTACGATTTGGTGACGCCATTCCGTGTTCCCTACAGCGGTGCAGCGGTGTTGATTCCGGACCGGGATGCGATTCAAGCCGCACTGCTGGCCGCTATCACCCCATAG
- a CDS encoding alpha/beta hydrolase: MRKIASELSLFFGIATRLHPRTGFGKLLLWIPKLLGSALSPILAFAGIVGFLAGVGKRKPGIALSGLIGSLLNTTHILKVTRESSSLAMAFGADFESRIPVDILPRLQSSRWSLATPAEAEVHRQDDLVVTSRPSTGEPLLADLWWPAEDTHPSGLGIIYLHGSGWHYGDKDLGTRPFFHHLVAQGHVILDLAYALAPKARLKDMLSDVAHAKDWMQTNGPRHGVRPDRIVLMGGSAGGHLALQSAYTQSEPPAGDRSICGVVSYYGLTDLVALNRYLEGLYDSNINHPIDRLIMRYIDNLGNGMIVNPRDMLPNLLGGSYAKIPEKYRAASPINHVGPHCPPTLQIFGADDMAGVQQSILHLHQALIAVGVPSVYIEIPDCDHGFDLVFPQISPSAQTATYYTERFLAVLSSDTA; this comes from the coding sequence ATGCGTAAAATCGCCAGCGAACTGTCTTTGTTTTTTGGGATTGCCACGCGGCTTCATCCCCGGACCGGCTTCGGCAAGCTGCTGCTGTGGATTCCGAAATTGCTGGGCAGTGCGCTGTCACCCATTCTGGCGTTCGCAGGGATCGTTGGCTTTCTGGCCGGTGTCGGCAAGAGAAAGCCGGGGATCGCCCTGAGTGGATTGATCGGCAGTTTGTTGAACACGACACACATCCTTAAAGTCACGCGCGAATCGTCCAGCCTCGCCATGGCGTTCGGCGCCGATTTCGAAAGCCGCATTCCTGTGGACATTCTTCCCCGCCTGCAGTCATCCCGCTGGTCGCTCGCGACTCCCGCAGAAGCGGAGGTTCACCGGCAGGACGACCTGGTCGTCACCAGCCGCCCATCGACCGGCGAACCATTGTTGGCCGATCTCTGGTGGCCTGCAGAAGATACCCATCCATCCGGGCTGGGCATCATCTACCTGCACGGCAGCGGTTGGCATTACGGCGATAAAGACCTGGGCACGCGACCTTTCTTCCATCACCTGGTTGCACAGGGCCACGTCATTCTCGACCTGGCCTACGCCCTTGCACCCAAGGCGCGGCTCAAAGACATGCTCTCCGATGTCGCCCACGCAAAGGATTGGATGCAGACCAATGGACCGCGGCACGGTGTCCGCCCCGATCGAATCGTACTCATGGGCGGATCCGCCGGCGGACATCTGGCGCTGCAGTCTGCCTACACCCAATCGGAACCGCCGGCAGGCGATAGGTCCATTTGCGGCGTCGTCTCCTACTACGGGCTCACCGATCTGGTGGCGCTGAATCGCTACCTGGAAGGACTTTACGATTCGAACATCAATCATCCCATCGATCGGCTGATAATGCGCTATATCGACAACCTGGGAAACGGCATGATCGTCAATCCCAGAGACATGCTGCCCAACCTGCTGGGCGGCAGCTACGCCAAGATACCGGAAAAATATCGTGCGGCATCCCCGATCAACCACGTTGGACCGCATTGTCCGCCCACGCTGCAAATTTTTGGCGCAGACGACATGGCCGGTGTACAGCAAAGCATCCTGCATCTGCATCAAGCGCTAATCGCCGTAGGCGTTCCTTCCGTGTACATCGAAATCCCGGACTGCGATCACGGCTTCGACCTCGTATTTCCCCAGATCTCGCCCTCCGCACAGACGGCGACCTATTACACCGAACGCTTCCTGGCCGTCTTGTCTTCGGATACGGCGTGA